The following proteins come from a genomic window of Sebastes fasciatus isolate fSebFas1 chromosome 6, fSebFas1.pri, whole genome shotgun sequence:
- the LOC141769175 gene encoding tRNA (32-2'-O)-methyltransferase regulator THADA isoform X3, whose protein sequence is MLSFEDLMTSLQDFKITEDQASENVSQTFMLFFDKLCESSRSSVKRCKERCLEEAVQLLRQISEAQLHGLEEKHLLLLVRLLISLQLQMANISTACRKVDQMLQHLAKVDHQLVFRETHHCLHSIVHTDQVLSFEDLQRVCMFLEDSTAGREVWRESFLSLLNKVSELFPVVLQQESLRDGPLCYIAVKVCLQIFQLLSSEVAPLVWAEEEHRDPTVERILQALMDIILGQSVCPVLQCCNKDTRLLAGTAVAMLTNTASESRAGEAAAWSLLQVSHSEPWLLTVGTLQVKCNLTGKDGVDRLAVSRGLLTCCRPHILLSSHVDATECLLLKGLFPLVYALCEEKLDCHNFAFEALTLWLKKVKECLADIWKMTGVRLLPDDGSLQRELIHVIWTNAESPVEGVSEFVRSAFCLLLDLYEMDCEQFGDTKKTLYFTLLQRIIKLPWEAKAKYHRLCALLPYLGTDMVLDQYAEIPNHLLKCLSVNHLSPCGAELYKSLIQQQRRELRDTSHTELDLANQWAKRWRPVLHEALTSDVALLQNHSSTLLLPSTFHVFPSAVDPLLASLDPFTPGHLHAWACIVSSYRSTTGGSPWALQGSSTLETLQLALGSAEDKVRLAALSVLCCSPKTKDTPTTEEMSIMRVFIPQNLNCESSPFRQHFQAGVKRFLVRIRDGCLAHVRGQKGKKKGDATHSERTQDILEQGVGFVEWLGQLPYSYLAPGHSFQRKKTALLLLSAVLETCTDTWNPDKKKGQPPAHMGSLINCARQRGQWDFVCRTKQLVLISCLEDSTNEIRELSAGLLLRFFPASFPDDIAAVLLTRTKQLLCSPRVQEAQMGALMMKVLLQKSQDQPEDCRLNSNITVGGGSNPKASCMVRFLVRELEEHYLTAKADMMLAARTKPIHGVLSALQRCLLEAPSSVYDTLDHSLTVEVLVLLESVSLLLLTVLYGDQDATCASEKDAPPSFYDMGNAISSLIAQESGGGQGDGEECVLLSEEHSLVLTCCWVSIKEIGIFLGSLVEKILTTSKPSECLLTKEDLTRASNVYKNIFLKCRHWGAVEGCCGGFTKFCASLLSSSDPEIRDIPAHMLKQGLQVVRSPRSTSVTRRAAGLPMLILCVVSAEEVGKSRPLLAHSMQILLETAKSPLPENWDQTLDLPQVCAVHTLQALVRGSGLGVAVLQFAPAVAILSLTLISSPCWAMRNAALQLYSSLCSRMLGQRPSSEEGGPTLHGLSPLAFFFHYPALQPFLLGELRGAAQDLQGPAHEAKLHLQPSLFPVLTLLAQLQPGVQDSTETLSDFLPPLLQLSASPIYSVRVMASKALVAMTPPSEYMNILIKLTAQLPSPQERCCHNRLHGQLLQIRATLERALCTVSPSAPSADLCEVLSRVDASMWLVTEAQRCLLVRAAYLSVADSLRGLCCETYSSKLSDTLVHNLQTPQRELQIGLSSFHQQAIRFLCADLKWACPIWDTFSAASPDLRLSLVTWVVNGRGSQQTGLKEVIQRVLQSNLKEALLSHSVEYRRTFLAALVAVMAGGNSTLPQHLPQSAPLEEPVLPECLDLLLGDLEDQRGGPEFLSQALYAASLLLSQCSHCSPKISVIQRWCRVLECHRSPDVPEVLRMACAGALCVAGVPLMSRGTPPAIMNRLINTGLYLLQDQSQQVRMKAACFTSMLHHARRGESRRSVYLMQVNQALPLLLDQLLEKCWDTPGTLEVLLCHLPPHDLRSVLREASEAGCSSLYEQDEANVFAEPSVMSAHVLPYLLQMADRRSECSAVAQRLSAWAEESAAQVLDSLAVCKELQPAETLTPAWLALLVDPRFHSTLCGLLTRAAFLLRLVKTSDDARHLCDPSSLHMILQEVCSLLSWSGVHFPSAVTAAVAGGPPR, encoded by the exons ATGTTGTCGTTTGAAGACCTGATGACAAGTCTGCAAGACTTTAAGATCACCGAGGATCAAGCCTCTGAAAATGTCAGCCAAACATTCATGCTCTTCTTTGATAAACTGTGTGAATCCTCCAG GAGCAGTGTGAAAAGATGTAAAGAGCGCTGTTTAGAGGAGGCTGTCCAGCTGCTGAGACAGATATCAGAGGCTCAGCTTCATGGCTTAGAGGAGAAACATCTCCTGCTTCTTGTCAGACTCCTCATCTCTCTGCAGCTGCAGATGGCCAACATCTCCACAGCCTGCCGTAAAGTGGACCAG ATGTTGCAACATCTGGCTAAGGTGGACCACCAGTTGGTTTTTAGAGAAACCCATCACTGTTTGCACTCCATAGTCCATACTGACCAG GTATTGTCTTTTGAGGATCTGCAGAGAG TCTGTATGTTCCTGGAAGACAGCACGGCTGGTCGTGAGGTGTGGCGAGAGTCATTCCTGTCTTTGCTGAATAAAGTGTCCGAGTTATTCCCGGTTGTATTGCAACAAGAATCCCTCAGAGACGGGCCGCTGTGTTACATTGCCGTCAAG GTGTGTTTGCAAATATTCCAGCTGTTGTCCAGTGAGGTGGCTCCTCTAGTGTGGGCCGAGGAGGAGCACAGGGACCCAACAGTGGAGAGGATCCTACAGGCTCTTATGGACATCATACTTGGACAG TCGGTGTGTCCTGTCTTGCAGTGCTGCAACAAGGACACTCGTCTGTTGGCGGGCACTGCTGTGGCCATGCTGACCAACACAGCGtcagagagcagagctggagaagCTGCTGCCTGGAGTCTGCTACAGGTCTCTCACTCAG AGCCCTGGTTGCTGACTGTTGGTACTCTCCAGGTAAAGTGCAACCTTACAGGGAAGGATGGAGTGGACAGGCTGGCTGTGAGCAGGGGCCTCCTGACCTGCTGCCGACCTCACATCCTGCTCAGCTCACACGTGGATGCCACAGAA TGTTTATTGCTGAAAGGTTTGTTTCCTCTGGTCTACGCTCTGTGTGAGGAGAAGCTGGATTGCCACAACTTTGCATTTGAAG CGTTAACACTGTGGCTGAAGAAAGTTAAAGAATGTCTGGCTGATATCTGGAAGATGACGGGCGTTCGCCTTCTGCCTGACGATGGCAGCCTGCAGCGAGAGCTCATTCACGTTATCTGGACCAATGCAGAGAGCCCA GTGGAAGGTGTGTCGGAGTTTGTGCGCAGTGCCTTCTGTCTCCTGCTGGACCTCTACGAGATGGACTGTGAGCAGTTTGGTGACACAAAGAAGACTCTTTATTTTACTCTACTGCAGCGAATAATCAAACTACCCTGGGAAGCCAAAGCCAAATATCATCGCCTGTGTGCCCTGCTGCCATACCTGGGTACTGACATG GTGCTGGATCAATATGCTGAAATACCCAATCATCTCCTGAAGTGCCTGTCGGTCAATCACCTGTCGCCGTGTGGAGCGGAGCTTTACAAGAGTCTGATCCAGCAGCAGAGGCGAGAGCTACGTGATACCTCACACACTGAGCTGGATCTGGCCAATCAGTGGGCGAAGCGCTGGCGGCCCGTCCTTCACGAGGCGCTGACGTCTGATGTGGCTCTTCTGCAAAACCACAGCTCCACACTCTTATTACCCAGCACCTTTCACGTCTTCCCCTCCGCTGTGGATCCTCTGCTGGCCTCTCTGGACCCGTTCACCCCCGGCCACCTCCACGCCTGGGCCTGCATCGTGAGCTCCTACCGATCCACGACGGGAGGCTCTCCCTGGGCTTTGCAGGGTAGCTCAACCCTTGAAACCCTCCAGCTGGCTCTAGGGTCTGCAGAGGACAAAGTCCGCCTCGCCGCTCTCAGCGTCCTCTGCTGCAGCCCAAAGACCAAAGACACTCCGACCACGGAGGAGATGTCAATAATGAGGGTGTTTATTCCTCAGAACCTGAACTGTGAGTCCTCGCCTTTTCGCCAACATTTTCAGGCCGGGGTGAAGAGGTTTCTGGTTCGTATCAGAGACGGCTGCTTGGCACATGTCAGGGGACAGAAGGGCAAAAAGAAAGGAGATGCCACCCACTCAGAGAGGACGCAGGACATACTGGAGCAGGGAGTAG GGTTTGTTGAATGGTTAGGTCAACTTCCCTACAGCTATCTGGCACCAGGACACAGTTTTCAGAGGAAGAAGACTGCCTTGCTGTTGCTGTCTGCAGTGCTGGAGACCTGCACAGACACCTGGAACCCAGACAAAAAGAAGGGACAGCCTCCAG cgCATATGGGGTCTCTTATAAACTGTGCCAGACAAAGAGGACAGTGGGATTTCGTCTGCAGGACCAAACAGCTGGTCCTCATCAGCTGTTTAGAAGATTCTACCAATGAG ATTCGGGAGCTCTCAGCTGGGTTATTATTGAGGTTTTTCCCGGCCAGTTTTCCAGATGACATCGCAGCGGTGCTGCTCACGCGAACCAAACAGCTCCTGTGCAGTCCTCGGGTGCAGGAGGCTCAGATGGGAGCGCTGATGATGAAGGTCCTCCTTCAGAA ATCACAGGACCAGCCTGAGGACTGCAGGCTGAACAGTAACATCACTGTCGGCGGTGGAAGTAACCCCAAGGCCTCCTGCATGGTCAGATTCCTGGTGAGGGAGCTGGAGGAGCACTATCTGACAGCCAAGGCTGACATGATGCTTGCTGCCAGAACCAAGCCTATACATG GTGTTCTAAGTGCCCTCCAGAGGTGCTTGCTCGAGGCACCCAGCAGTGTCTATGACACACTTGACCACAGTCTGACCGTTGAGGTGCTGGTCCTGCTGGAGAgtgtgtctctgctgctgctgactgttcTGTATGGAGACCAGGATGCCACTTGTGCCAGTGAGAAGG ATGCTCCTCCATCTTTTTATGATATGGGAAACGCCATCAGCTCTCTGATAGCCCAAGAGTCTGGAGGAGGCCAAGGGGATGGAGAGGAGTGTGTCCTGTTATCTGAGGAGCACAGCCTCGTCCTCACCTGCTGCTGGGTCTCCATCAAG GAAATAGGAATCTTTTTGGGTTCTCTGGTGGAGAAAATTCTCACTACATCCAAACCCAGCGAGTGCCTCCTAACAAAAGAGGATCTAACGAGAGCATCAAACGTGTACAAGAATATTTTTCTCAAATGTCGTCACTGG GGGGCAGTAGAGGGGTGCTGCGGAGGCTTCACCAAGTTCTGTGCCTCTCTGTTGAGCAGCAGTGATCCAGAGATTAGGGACATCCCGGCCCACATGCTGAAACAA GGATTGCAGGTTGTGCGGTCCCCTCGTTCCACCTCGGTGACCCGACGGGCTGCAGGGTTGCCGATGCTCATCCTGTGCGTTGTGTCAGCGGAGGAGGTCGGTAAATCACGACCGCTGTTAGCCCACAGCATGCAAATCTTACTGGAGACGGCCAAATCCCCTCTACCCGAGAACTGGGACCAGACACTGGACCTGCCACAG GTGTGTGCGGTTCACACTCTGCAGGCCCTGGTTCGTGGTTCTGGTCTGGGAGTAGCCGTCCTTCAGTTTGCTCCTGCTGTAGCCATCTTGTCCCTCACGCTGATCAGTTCTCCCTGCTGGGCCATGAGGAATGCTGCTCTGCAACTTTACA GTTCTCTATGCTCGCGAATGCTCGGCCAGCGGCCCAGCAGCGAGGAGGGTGGCCCTACTCTGCATGGCCTGTCCCCCCTTGCCTTTTTCTTCCACTACCCTGCGCTCCAGCCCTTCCTCCTGGGAGAGCTAAGAGGGGCGGCTCAAGACCTCCAGGGTCCTGCTCATGAGGCTAAACTTCATCTCCAACCCTCGCTCTTCCCCGTCCTCACTCTGTTAGCACAACTCCAGCCTGGCGTCCAAGACTCAACAGA AACTTTGTCAGACTTCCTGCCTCCTTTGCTCCAGCTGTCTGCCAGTCCTATTTACAGCGTGAGAGTGATGGCCTCGAAGGCTTTGGTTGCCATGACTCCCCCCTCAGAGTACATGAACATCCTCATCAAACTGACGGCTCAGCTGCCCAGTCCACAGGAGCGCTGCTGTCACAACCGGCTGCACGGACAGCTGCTGCAGATCAGAGCTACTCTGGAGAGAGCTCTCTGCACAGTCAG TCCCAGTGCCCCTTCAGCTGACCTGTGTGAGGTGCTGAGCAGGGTGGACGCCTCCATGTGGCTGGTGACTGAAGCTCAACGCTGCCTCCTAGTGAGAGCGGCCTACCTCAGTGTGGCAGACTCACTGAGAGGACTCTGCTGTGAGACCTACTCGTCAAAGCTCAGTGACACACTCGTGCACAACCTCCAAACACCTCAACGGGAGCTTCAG ATCGGGTTGTCATCCTTCCATCAACAAGCCATCCGCTTTCTATGTGCAGATCTAAAGTGGGCTTGTCCGATCTGGGACACCTTCTCTGCAGCGAGCCCTGATCTGAGGCTCTCATTGGTCACGTGGGTGGTGAATGGGCGGGGTTCGCAGCAGACTGGCTTGAAAGAGGTGATCCAGAGGGTGTTGCAG TCAAACCTGAAGGAGGCATTGTTGAGCCACAGTGTGGAGTACCGCAGGACCTTCCTAGCAGCTCTGGTGGCAGTGATGGCCGGAGGCAATTCTACTTTACCCCAACATCTTCCCCAGTCGGCCCCACTGGAGGAGCCAGTTCTGCCTGAGTGTCTGGATTTGTTGCTGGGGGACCTGGAGGACCAGCGAGGGGGGCCAGAGTTTCTGTCACAGGCTCTGTATGCTGCTAGTCTGCTGCTCTCCCAGTGTTCACACTGCag TCCCAAGATATCCGTGATCCAGCGCTGGTGTCGCGTCTTGGAGTGCCACCGATCCCCTGACGTGCCTGAAGTGCTCAGGATGGCGTGTGCTGGAGCTCTGTGTGTGGCTGGAGTTCCTCTAATGAGCCGCGGCACTCCGCCTGCCATCATGAACAG GTTGATCAACACGGGCCTTTACCTGCTGCAGGACCAGAGCCAGCAGGTGAGGATGAAAGCGGCGTGTTTTACCTCCATGCTGCACCATGCGAGACGAGGAGAAAGCCGGAGGAGCGTCTACCTGATGCAGGTCAACCAGGCTCTGCCGCTCCTACTGGACCAGCTACTGGAGAAATGCTGGGATACTCCTGGCACACTGGAGGTGCTGCTGTGTCACCTGCCTCCACATGATCTCAGATCTGTGCTGAGAGAGGCCTCAGAGGCGGG GTGTTCCAGTCTGTATGAGCAGGATGAGGCCAATGTGTTTGCAGAGCCCTCTGTGATGTCGGCACATGTGCTGCCTTACCTGCTGCAGATGGCTGACAGACGCTCTGAATGCTCTGCTGTGGCACAGAGGCTGAGTGCATGGGCAGAGGAGAGTGCTGCACAGGTGCTAGACAGCCTTGCAGTCTGCAAAGAGCTCCAGCCAG CAGAGACACTGACGCCGGCCTGGCTGGCTCTCCTCGTGGACCCCCGTTTCCACAGCACCCTGTGTGGCCTGCTCACCAGGGCTGCCTTTCTCCTCCGGCTGGTGAAAACATCTGATGATGCACGACACCTTTGTGATCCTTCGTCGCTGCACATGATTCTACAGGAAGTTTGTAGTCTGCTCAGTTGGAGCGGTGTCCACTTTCCCTCTGCTGTAACAGCTGCTGTGGCTGGAGGACCGCCACGATGA